The proteins below are encoded in one region of Paenacidovorax monticola:
- a CDS encoding TRAP transporter small permease: protein MSPSTPPGPHDDAPSVGAPDADEPRSLRLEDWLTVIVMALLALITFANVLVRYFTNSSFAWTEEISVFLMIVLALVAGSAAVARDVHIRIEYFAEGGSMARRQRLARFGALMVALLFGVIAVLSVRVVWDDFRFEETSPGIGVPQWWYSVWLPVFSALITWRALGLFIRRSRQAPPADHHGDFQA from the coding sequence ATGTCACCCTCCACCCCTCCCGGGCCGCACGACGATGCGCCCTCCGTCGGCGCGCCCGACGCTGACGAGCCCCGCTCGCTGCGCCTGGAAGACTGGCTCACCGTGATCGTGATGGCGCTGCTCGCGCTCATCACCTTCGCCAATGTGCTGGTGCGCTACTTCACCAATTCCTCGTTCGCCTGGACGGAGGAGATCTCCGTCTTCCTGATGATCGTGCTGGCCCTGGTGGCCGGCTCGGCCGCCGTGGCGCGCGACGTGCACATCCGCATCGAGTACTTCGCCGAAGGCGGCTCCATGGCGCGCCGCCAGCGGCTCGCGCGCTTCGGCGCGCTCATGGTCGCGCTGCTGTTCGGCGTGATCGCCGTGCTGAGCGTGCGCGTGGTCTGGGACGATTTCCGTTTCGAGGAGACGTCGCCCGGTATCGGCGTGCCGCAGTGGTGGTACTCGGTCTGGCTGCCCGTGTTCTCGGCACTCATCACCTGGCGCGCCCTCGGCCTGTTCATCCGCCGCAGCCGCCAGGCGCCGCCGGCCGACCACCACGGGGACTTCCAAGCATGA
- a CDS encoding DctP family TRAP transporter solute-binding subunit: MKLRTFLASTVAAAAALAFATPALAQTYKSEYRMSLVLGTAFPWGKGGEIWANKVRERTNGRINIKLYPGVSLIQGDQTREFSALRQGVIDMAVGSTINWSPQVKQLNLFSLPFLFPDYAAVDAVTQGDVGKSIFQTLDKAGVVPLAWGENGYREISNSKHAIKSPADLKGLKIRVVGSPLFLDTFTALGANPTQMSWADAQPAMASGAVDGQENPVSVYMAAKLHTVAQKHITMWGYMNDPLIFVVNKDIWNSWTPADREAVKQAAIDAGKEQIAIARKGMVEADKPLLKDINANGVTVTQLSPTEREAFVKATRPVFDKWKGQIGADLVGQAEKAIAARKK; this comes from the coding sequence ATGAAACTGCGCACCTTCCTCGCATCCACCGTGGCCGCCGCGGCCGCCCTGGCCTTCGCCACGCCCGCGCTGGCCCAGACCTACAAGAGCGAGTACCGCATGTCGCTCGTGCTGGGCACGGCTTTCCCCTGGGGCAAGGGCGGCGAGATCTGGGCCAACAAAGTGCGCGAGCGCACCAATGGCCGCATCAACATCAAGCTCTACCCAGGCGTCTCGCTGATCCAGGGCGACCAGACGCGCGAGTTCAGCGCGCTGCGCCAGGGCGTGATCGACATGGCCGTGGGCTCGACGATCAACTGGTCGCCCCAGGTCAAGCAGCTCAACCTGTTCTCCCTGCCCTTCCTGTTCCCCGACTACGCGGCCGTGGACGCCGTCACCCAGGGCGACGTGGGCAAGAGCATCTTCCAGACGCTGGACAAGGCCGGCGTGGTGCCGCTGGCCTGGGGCGAGAACGGCTACCGCGAAATCTCCAACTCCAAGCACGCGATCAAATCGCCCGCCGACCTCAAGGGCCTGAAGATCCGCGTCGTCGGCTCGCCGCTGTTCCTCGACACCTTCACCGCGCTGGGCGCCAACCCCACGCAGATGAGCTGGGCCGACGCCCAGCCCGCCATGGCCAGCGGCGCCGTGGACGGCCAGGAGAACCCCGTGTCGGTCTACATGGCCGCCAAGCTGCACACCGTGGCGCAGAAGCACATCACCATGTGGGGCTACATGAACGACCCGCTGATCTTCGTGGTGAACAAGGACATCTGGAACAGCTGGACGCCCGCCGACCGCGAAGCCGTGAAGCAGGCCGCCATCGACGCGGGCAAGGAGCAGATCGCCATCGCACGCAAGGGCATGGTTGAAGCCGACAAGCCCCTGCTCAAGGACATCAACGCCAACGGCGTGACGGTGACCCAGCTCTCGCCCACCGAGCGCGAAGCCTTCGTGAAGGCCACGCGCCCCGTGTTCGACAAGTGGAAGGGCCAGATCGGCGCCGACCTCGTGGGCCAGGCCGAGAAGGCCATCGCCGCGCGCAAGAAGTAA
- a CDS encoding PIN domain-containing protein, protein MPPALSAVPRAHLLVDWENVQPSGEALKVLVPQGTDVWLFHGPQQKVNAVSHAQVYGKDRVTLVPRSGAGRNALDFQLSYYLGYITARQPGAAFVVVSNDQGYDPMLEHARELEFDARRCVFSKPAPKQEPALPAPVQPVAQPKLPVAAAPAKANAPAKSPDSAKATRQDVQRLAQLLHGMPPAQRPMHKDALLALLQAHMGEIGMLSPRVVHALAQLQAQKHVALKGSNVRYPPEPATPASSTAAAVAKKKAVPAKKAAAAAKQAPAKAAPKPTAPQITQAVLASLKKMPGNKPTRHAGLLKFIETHTAKATDPKAMAQQVCALLEARKEVVVSPDGKGISYPQMSTKKAAGAR, encoded by the coding sequence GTGCCTCCGGCCCTGTCCGCGGTGCCCCGCGCCCACTTACTGGTCGATTGGGAGAACGTACAGCCTTCGGGCGAGGCGCTGAAGGTGCTGGTGCCGCAGGGCACGGACGTGTGGCTGTTCCACGGGCCGCAGCAGAAGGTGAATGCCGTGAGCCATGCGCAGGTGTACGGCAAGGATCGCGTTACCTTGGTTCCGCGTTCGGGCGCGGGCAGGAATGCGCTGGACTTCCAGCTTTCCTACTACCTGGGCTACATCACGGCACGCCAACCGGGCGCTGCATTCGTCGTCGTCTCCAACGACCAAGGCTACGACCCCATGCTGGAGCATGCGCGCGAATTGGAGTTCGATGCCCGGCGCTGCGTCTTCAGCAAGCCTGCGCCCAAGCAGGAGCCCGCGCTGCCGGCGCCTGTCCAGCCTGTTGCGCAGCCCAAGCTGCCGGTGGCTGCGGCTCCCGCCAAGGCAAACGCGCCGGCAAAGTCTCCAGACAGCGCCAAGGCCACACGCCAGGATGTGCAGCGGCTTGCCCAGTTATTGCATGGCATGCCGCCAGCCCAGCGGCCCATGCACAAGGACGCCTTGTTGGCGTTGCTCCAGGCCCATATGGGCGAGATTGGCATGCTGTCGCCCCGGGTGGTGCACGCCTTGGCGCAGTTGCAGGCGCAAAAGCATGTTGCGCTCAAAGGCAGCAACGTGCGCTATCCGCCTGAGCCCGCAACGCCAGCCTCTTCCACCGCAGCCGCCGTGGCAAAGAAGAAAGCGGTCCCCGCCAAGAAGGCGGCCGCAGCCGCGAAGCAAGCGCCTGCCAAGGCCGCTCCAAAGCCCACGGCGCCGCAGATCACCCAGGCTGTGCTTGCCAGCCTGAAAAAGATGCCCGGGAACAAGCCCACGCGCCACGCGGGCCTGCTCAAGTTCATCGAAACGCACACTGCCAAGGCCACCGATCCGAAGGCCATGGCGCAGCAGGTTTGCGCTTTGTTGGAGGCGCGAAAAGAGGTTGTAGTGAGCCCTGATGGCAAAGGCATCTCCTACCCCCAAATGAGCACAAAAAAAGCTGCTGGCGCCCGGTAG
- a CDS encoding ABCB family ABC transporter ATP-binding protein/permease, whose product MRRSGESSPPIPASERTGSDWAALGRLVPYLWQYKWRVLAALAFMVGAKLANVGVPVLLKNLVDSLSLKPGDPAAILVVPVGLLLAYGGLRLSTSLFTELRELVFAKATQGAARSIALTTFEHLHALSLRFHLERQTGGMTRDIERGVRGIESLISYSLYSILPTLIEVALVLTILAVRFDAWFAWITIAALTVYITFTVSVTEWRTKYRRQANEFDSAAHTKAVDSLLNYETVKYFNNEAFEARRYDESLERLRRARLKSQTTLSLLNTGQQLIIAAALVVMLWRATQGVVDGRMTLGDLVMVNAFMIQLYIPLNFLGVIYREIKQSLTDLDRMFTLMDKEREVADAPGAQPLDRLEHPVVRFDDVHFAYEPGRTILHGVSFEIPAGKTVAVVGPSGSGKSTLARLLFRFYDVQAGRIAIAGQDIRTVAQASVRRAIGIVPQDTVLFNDTVEYNIAYGRPGASHEEVVAAAQAARIHDFIAATPKGYATTVGERGLKLSGGEKQRVAIARTLLKNPPILIFDEATSALDSANERAIQAELQSAAQNKTALVIAHRLSTVVDAHEILVMDAGRIVERGTHAALLALGGRYARMWALQQSDGVNGL is encoded by the coding sequence ATGCGCCGCAGCGGCGAATCCTCACCCCCCATCCCCGCATCCGAGCGCACCGGCTCCGACTGGGCCGCCCTGGGCCGCCTCGTGCCCTATCTCTGGCAGTACAAGTGGCGCGTGCTGGCCGCGCTGGCCTTCATGGTGGGCGCCAAGCTCGCCAACGTGGGCGTGCCGGTGCTGCTCAAGAACCTGGTCGATTCCCTGTCGCTGAAGCCCGGCGACCCCGCCGCCATCCTCGTGGTGCCCGTGGGGCTGCTGCTGGCCTACGGGGGGCTGCGGCTGTCCACATCGCTGTTCACCGAACTGCGCGAACTCGTGTTCGCCAAGGCCACGCAGGGCGCGGCGCGCAGCATCGCGCTGACGACGTTCGAGCACCTGCATGCGCTCTCGCTGCGCTTTCACCTGGAGCGCCAGACCGGCGGCATGACGCGAGACATCGAGCGCGGCGTGCGTGGCATCGAGTCGCTGATCTCGTACTCGCTCTACAGCATCCTGCCCACGCTGATCGAGGTGGCGCTCGTGCTCACCATCCTGGCCGTGCGCTTCGACGCGTGGTTCGCCTGGATCACCATCGCCGCGCTTACGGTCTACATCACCTTCACTGTTTCGGTGACCGAGTGGCGCACCAAGTACCGCCGCCAGGCCAACGAGTTCGATTCGGCCGCGCACACCAAGGCGGTGGATTCGCTGCTCAACTACGAGACGGTGAAGTACTTCAACAACGAGGCCTTCGAGGCGCGCCGCTATGACGAGAGCCTGGAGCGCCTGCGCCGTGCCCGCCTCAAGAGCCAGACCACGCTGTCCCTGCTCAACACGGGGCAGCAGCTCATCATCGCCGCGGCGCTGGTGGTGATGCTGTGGCGCGCCACGCAGGGCGTGGTGGACGGACGCATGACGCTGGGCGACCTGGTGATGGTCAACGCCTTCATGATCCAGCTCTACATTCCGCTCAACTTCCTGGGCGTGATCTACCGCGAGATCAAGCAGAGCCTCACCGACCTGGACCGCATGTTCACGCTCATGGACAAGGAGCGCGAGGTGGCCGACGCACCAGGCGCGCAGCCGCTCGACCGCCTGGAGCATCCGGTGGTGCGCTTCGACGACGTGCACTTCGCCTATGAGCCCGGGCGCACCATCCTGCATGGCGTGAGCTTCGAGATCCCGGCGGGCAAGACCGTGGCCGTGGTGGGGCCATCGGGTTCGGGCAAGTCCACGCTGGCGCGGCTGCTGTTCCGCTTCTATGACGTGCAGGCCGGGCGCATCGCCATCGCGGGGCAGGACATCCGGACCGTGGCACAGGCCAGCGTGCGCCGCGCCATCGGCATCGTGCCGCAGGACACGGTGCTCTTCAACGACACGGTGGAATACAACATCGCCTACGGCCGCCCCGGCGCGTCGCACGAGGAGGTGGTGGCAGCAGCCCAGGCGGCGCGCATCCACGACTTCATCGCCGCCACGCCCAAGGGCTACGCCACCACGGTGGGCGAGCGCGGCCTGAAGCTCTCGGGCGGCGAGAAGCAGCGCGTGGCCATCGCGCGCACGCTGCTCAAGAACCCGCCCATCCTGATCTTCGACGAGGCCACCAGCGCCCTCGACTCGGCCAACGAACGCGCCATCCAGGCCGAGCTGCAAAGCGCCGCGCAGAACAAGACGGCCCTCGTGATCGCGCACCGGCTGTCCACCGTGGTCGATGCGCACGAGATCCTCGTGATGGACGCGGGCCGTATCGTCGAGCGCGGAACGCATGCGGCCCTGCTGGCCCTGGGCGGGCGCTACGCGCGCATGTGGGCGCTGCAGCAGAGTGATGGGGTAAATGGGCTGTAG
- a CDS encoding acyl-CoA thioesterase — translation MSDLLSRPTAALPTDKELVLKVIPMPADTNGNGDIFGGWVMAQVDLAGAVLPARIVQGRMATVAVKEFVFKQPVRVGDILSFYSSVVRVGRTSVTVDVEVYAERFATQGSYVKVTEALLTYVAIDGQGHPRPIPAQAPAAPGG, via the coding sequence ATGTCCGACCTTTTGAGCCGCCCCACCGCCGCATTGCCCACCGACAAGGAGCTGGTGCTCAAGGTGATCCCCATGCCTGCGGACACCAACGGCAATGGCGACATCTTCGGCGGCTGGGTCATGGCCCAGGTGGACCTGGCGGGTGCCGTGCTGCCCGCGCGGATCGTGCAGGGCCGCATGGCGACGGTGGCCGTGAAGGAATTCGTGTTCAAGCAGCCCGTGCGCGTGGGCGACATCCTCTCGTTCTATTCGAGCGTGGTGCGCGTGGGCCGCACCTCGGTCACCGTGGACGTCGAGGTCTATGCCGAGCGCTTCGCCACCCAGGGCAGCTACGTGAAGGTGACGGAGGCGCTGCTGACCTACGTGGCCATCGACGGCCAAGGCCACCCGCGCCCCATTCCTGCGCAGGCGCCTGCCGCGCCAGGCGGCTAG
- a CDS encoding bactofilin family protein: MAVQNPFFGKREPESFQPRQSTSPLHSTSSATTASTQQAASAQSASAAAAANKSDNGGSKLTVGPNIKLKGVEITDCDTLVVEGTVEATMDSRVIQIAKEGAFHGTAEIDIAEIHGLFDGSLTVREKLVIYSTGKVSGKIRYGKVVIEEGGQLTGEISTGGSAGTSHAARTPARAEPAALAG, translated from the coding sequence ATGGCCGTGCAAAACCCCTTCTTTGGCAAACGCGAACCCGAGTCGTTCCAGCCCCGCCAATCCACTTCTCCCCTGCACAGCACTTCCAGCGCCACGACCGCCAGCACGCAGCAGGCCGCGTCCGCCCAGTCCGCCAGCGCTGCGGCGGCGGCCAACAAGTCGGACAACGGCGGCAGCAAGCTCACCGTGGGGCCCAACATCAAGCTCAAGGGCGTGGAGATCACCGATTGCGACACCCTCGTGGTCGAGGGCACCGTCGAGGCCACCATGGACTCGCGCGTGATCCAGATCGCCAAGGAAGGCGCCTTCCACGGCACGGCCGAGATCGACATCGCCGAGATCCACGGCCTGTTCGACGGCTCGCTCACGGTGCGCGAGAAGCTGGTGATCTACAGCACCGGCAAGGTCAGCGGCAAGATCCGCTACGGCAAGGTGGTGATCGAGGAAGGCGGCCAGCTGACCGGCGAGATCTCCACCGGTGGCAGCGCCGGCACCAGCCACGCGGCCCGCACGCCCGCGCGCGCCGAGCCCGCAGCCCTGGCCGGCTAG
- a CDS encoding thioesterase family protein, whose protein sequence is MSKTTAAPAEFEPEFIAGLKTIFEEKIVFNQVLGLQVVSLRPERVVARIDMRPELVGHYAYNRLHGGVISAGLDAMGGLAVMAAIGARHMDEAPAQRLLRFAKLGTIDLRIDYLRPGIGSHFELRAEVLRLGSRVASTRMEFFGPDGQLMSAGAAAYIVS, encoded by the coding sequence ATGAGCAAGACCACGGCAGCGCCCGCCGAATTCGAGCCCGAATTCATCGCCGGCCTCAAGACCATCTTCGAAGAGAAAATCGTGTTCAACCAGGTGCTGGGCCTGCAGGTGGTGAGCCTGCGGCCCGAGCGCGTGGTGGCGCGCATCGACATGCGGCCCGAGCTGGTGGGGCATTACGCCTACAACCGGCTGCACGGCGGCGTGATCAGCGCGGGGCTCGACGCCATGGGTGGCCTGGCCGTGATGGCCGCCATCGGCGCGCGCCACATGGACGAGGCGCCCGCGCAGCGCCTGCTGCGGTTCGCCAAGCTGGGCACCATCGACCTGCGCATCGACTACCTGCGCCCCGGCATCGGCAGCCACTTCGAGCTGCGGGCCGAGGTGCTGCGCTTGGGCTCGCGCGTGGCCAGCACGCGCATGGAGTTCTTCGGGCCCGACGGCCAGCTCATGTCGGCCGGCGCGGCGGCGTACATCGTGTCCTGA
- a CDS encoding enoyl-CoA hydratase: MSESNRSDILVHTEAGIRTITFNRADKKNSITEAMYATMADALEQARDDVAVRCVVFQGDMAIFSAGNDIGDFLQQSAGGAPSQDASQRPVWRFLRGIADFPKPVVAAVCGPAVGIGTTLLLHCDLVYAGDNAAFSLPFVNLGLCPEAASSLLLPQMLGYHRAAEALLLGEPFMAEAALEVGLVNRVVPPAECNALAQAQARKLAAKPLSALIETKRLMKASQAAQVAQRMGEEGASFGRLMAGPAAKEAFTAFMEKRRPDFSKC; encoded by the coding sequence ATGAGCGAATCGAACCGCAGCGACATCCTGGTCCATACCGAGGCCGGCATCCGCACCATTACCTTCAACCGCGCCGACAAGAAGAACTCCATCACCGAGGCCATGTACGCCACCATGGCAGACGCGCTGGAACAGGCCCGCGACGACGTGGCCGTGCGCTGCGTGGTGTTCCAGGGGGACATGGCCATCTTCAGCGCGGGCAATGACATCGGCGACTTCCTCCAGCAGTCGGCGGGCGGCGCGCCCTCGCAGGACGCGAGCCAGCGCCCCGTGTGGCGCTTCCTGCGTGGCATTGCCGACTTTCCCAAGCCCGTGGTCGCCGCCGTCTGCGGCCCGGCCGTGGGCATCGGCACGACGCTGTTGCTGCACTGCGACCTGGTGTACGCGGGCGACAACGCGGCCTTCTCACTGCCTTTCGTGAACCTGGGCCTGTGCCCCGAGGCGGCCTCCAGCCTGCTGCTGCCGCAGATGCTGGGCTACCACCGCGCGGCCGAGGCGCTGCTGCTGGGCGAGCCCTTCATGGCCGAGGCCGCGCTCGAAGTCGGCCTGGTCAACCGCGTGGTGCCGCCCGCCGAGTGCAACGCTCTGGCACAGGCACAGGCCAGGAAGCTGGCGGCCAAGCCGCTGTCCGCGCTCATCGAGACCAAGCGCCTCATGAAGGCGTCGCAGGCCGCACAGGTCGCGCAGCGCATGGGTGAGGAAGGGGCGAGCTTCGGCCGCCTGATGGCCGGCCCCGCCGCCAAGGAAGCCTTCACGGCCTTCATGGAAAAGCGCCGCCCGGACTTCAGCAAGTGCTGA
- a CDS encoding acyl-CoA thioesterase yields MSTSHLHPFDAALALASSAAGLYTGHTSPAYWNMVGPFGGITAATLLQAVMQHPDRLGEPLSLTVNYAGALAEGPFTLQATPVRTNRSTQHWTLSILQPDAEGAPVVTTTATAVTAARRETWGVGDMPMPSVPAPAQCKRITPAFRSEWLQRYEMRPVSGALPEQWDGSGDTSLSQLWLRDAPERPLDFCALAAMADIFFPRVWLRRARQVPAGTVSITVYFHAGSDLLATTGSGYLLGQARAQEFRNGFFDQTAQLWNEAGTMLATSHQVVYFKE; encoded by the coding sequence ATGAGCACTTCCCATCTCCATCCCTTCGACGCGGCGCTGGCGCTCGCGTCGTCCGCGGCCGGGCTGTACACCGGCCACACCAGCCCTGCCTACTGGAACATGGTGGGCCCGTTCGGCGGCATCACGGCGGCCACGCTGCTGCAGGCCGTCATGCAGCATCCCGACCGGCTCGGCGAACCGCTGTCGCTCACGGTGAACTACGCCGGCGCGCTGGCCGAGGGGCCATTCACGCTGCAGGCCACGCCCGTGCGCACCAACCGCTCCACGCAGCACTGGACGCTGTCCATCCTGCAGCCCGACGCCGAGGGTGCGCCCGTGGTGACCACCACGGCCACGGCCGTGACGGCCGCGCGCCGCGAAACCTGGGGCGTGGGGGATATGCCCATGCCCTCCGTGCCAGCGCCCGCGCAGTGCAAGCGCATCACGCCCGCGTTCCGCTCCGAATGGCTGCAGCGCTACGAGATGCGCCCCGTATCGGGCGCCTTGCCCGAGCAATGGGACGGCAGCGGCGATACCAGCCTGTCGCAGCTCTGGCTGCGCGATGCGCCCGAGCGGCCGCTGGATTTCTGCGCCCTCGCGGCCATGGCCGACATCTTCTTTCCGCGCGTGTGGCTGCGCCGCGCGCGCCAGGTGCCGGCGGGCACCGTGTCGATCACCGTGTACTTCCACGCGGGCAGCGATCTGCTGGCCACGACGGGCTCGGGCTACCTGCTGGGCCAGGCTCGCGCGCAGGAGTTCCGCAACGGCTTCTTCGACCAGACCGCGCAGCTGTGGAACGAGGCCGGCACCATGCTGGCCACGAGCCACCAAGTCGTTTACTTCAAGGAATAA
- a CDS encoding alpha/beta hydrolase family protein: MEKLTLQAEGAAPLALRVYAPEGVPRASVVIGGAMGVRQAFYEGFAAWLAGQGYRVTTFDYRGHGDSLQGPMRAVRADLFDWAHDYEAVIAHAKAALPAQPLYLLGHSLGAQLPGLLREPQRVDGLLSIAAGSGYWRDNAPQLKRMVLYFWHVLVPLATRVCGYFPGRSLRKVGDLPAGVILQWRRWCLHPQYSVGAEGEAAARSYAAVRFPVLALSMSDDELMTWRGTHNLVNLYPNAPRSVERVAPQDVQARRIGHFGFFREQFESSLWQRAAAVLSGWAAAPDPAARAEVSGTTA, from the coding sequence ATGGAAAAGCTCACTTTGCAGGCAGAAGGCGCGGCACCCCTGGCGCTGCGTGTGTACGCGCCCGAAGGCGTGCCGCGCGCGAGCGTGGTGATCGGCGGCGCGATGGGCGTGCGCCAGGCGTTCTATGAGGGCTTCGCTGCCTGGCTCGCGGGCCAGGGCTACCGCGTGACGACCTTTGACTACCGGGGCCACGGCGATTCGCTGCAAGGCCCCATGCGCGCGGTGCGCGCCGACCTGTTCGACTGGGCGCATGACTACGAGGCCGTGATCGCGCACGCCAAGGCGGCATTGCCCGCGCAGCCCCTGTACCTGCTGGGCCACAGCCTGGGGGCGCAGCTGCCGGGGCTGCTGCGCGAGCCGCAGCGGGTGGACGGGCTGCTGTCCATCGCGGCGGGCAGCGGCTACTGGCGTGACAACGCGCCCCAGCTCAAGCGCATGGTGCTCTACTTCTGGCATGTGCTCGTGCCGCTGGCCACGCGGGTGTGCGGCTACTTCCCGGGGCGCAGCCTGCGCAAGGTGGGCGACCTGCCGGCCGGCGTGATCCTGCAGTGGCGGCGCTGGTGCCTGCATCCGCAGTACAGCGTGGGCGCCGAGGGCGAGGCCGCCGCGCGCAGCTACGCGGCCGTGCGCTTCCCGGTGCTGGCGCTGTCGATGAGCGATGACGAACTCATGACCTGGCGCGGCACCCACAACCTTGTGAACCTTTATCCGAACGCGCCCCGCAGTGTCGAGCGCGTGGCGCCGCAGGACGTGCAGGCACGCCGCATCGGGCACTTCGGCTTCTTCCGCGAGCAGTTCGAGAGCAGCCTGTGGCAACGTGCCGCGGCGGTGCTTTCGGGCTGGGCCGCCGCCCCGGACCCTGCGGCCCGCGCGGAAGTCTCCGGCACGACGGCATAG
- a CDS encoding acetyl-CoA C-acyltransferase: MADKQVQDAYIVAATRTPIGRSGRGYFKNTRPDDLLVAAVQSAMAQVPTLDPKAIEDAIIGCSFPEGEQGMNMARIAMGLAFTHPVGGVTVNRFCASGVTAIQMAADRIRVGEADVLIAGGAESMSLVPMGGNKPSFNPEVFARDENVGIAYGMGLTAEKVAQQWKVSREAQDAFALESHLRAIKAQKAGEFTDEITPFEIVERAPNLATGEVVEKKRTVNLDEGPRPDTTLEGLAKLRPVFAARGSVTAGNSSQTSDGAGALILASEKAVKQFGLTPLARFVSYAARGVPPEIMGIGPIEAIPAALRYAGLQSQDIGWYELNEAFAAQSLAVINTLGLDPAKVNPMGGAIALGHPLGATGAIRAATVVHALRRHNLKYGMVTMCVGTGQGAAGIFERV, from the coding sequence ATGGCTGACAAGCAAGTCCAGGACGCCTACATCGTTGCCGCCACGCGCACGCCCATCGGGCGCTCGGGCCGCGGTTACTTCAAGAACACCCGCCCGGACGACCTGCTGGTCGCCGCCGTCCAAAGCGCCATGGCGCAGGTGCCCACGCTCGACCCCAAGGCGATCGAGGACGCCATCATCGGCTGCTCCTTCCCCGAGGGCGAGCAGGGCATGAACATGGCGCGCATCGCCATGGGCCTGGCCTTCACCCACCCCGTGGGCGGCGTGACGGTGAACCGCTTCTGCGCCTCTGGTGTCACCGCCATCCAGATGGCGGCCGACCGCATCCGCGTGGGCGAGGCCGACGTGCTGATCGCGGGCGGTGCCGAATCCATGAGCCTGGTGCCCATGGGCGGCAACAAGCCCTCGTTCAACCCCGAGGTGTTCGCGCGCGACGAGAACGTGGGCATCGCCTACGGCATGGGCCTCACGGCCGAGAAGGTGGCGCAGCAGTGGAAGGTGAGCCGCGAGGCGCAGGACGCCTTCGCGCTCGAATCGCACCTGCGCGCCATCAAGGCGCAGAAGGCGGGAGAGTTCACCGACGAGATCACGCCTTTCGAGATCGTGGAGCGCGCGCCCAACCTCGCCACCGGCGAGGTCGTGGAGAAGAAGCGCACCGTCAACCTCGACGAAGGCCCACGCCCCGACACCACGCTCGAAGGCCTGGCCAAGCTGCGCCCCGTGTTCGCCGCGCGCGGCAGCGTGACGGCGGGCAACAGCTCGCAGACCAGCGACGGCGCGGGCGCGCTGATCCTGGCGAGCGAGAAGGCCGTCAAGCAGTTCGGCCTCACGCCGCTGGCGCGCTTCGTGAGCTACGCCGCGCGCGGCGTGCCGCCCGAGATCATGGGCATCGGCCCCATCGAGGCCATTCCCGCCGCGCTGCGCTACGCGGGCCTGCAAAGCCAGGACATCGGCTGGTATGAGCTGAACGAAGCCTTCGCGGCCCAGTCCCTCGCGGTGATCAACACCCTGGGCCTGGACCCTGCCAAGGTCAACCCCATGGGCGGCGCCATCGCCCTGGGCCACCCGCTGGGCGCCACGGGCGCGATCCGCGCCGCCACGGTGGTGCACGCGCTGCGCCGCCACAACCTGAAGTACGGCATGGTCACGATGTGCGTAGGCACGGGCCAGGGCGCGGCCGGCATCTTCGAGCGCGTCTGA
- a CDS encoding DUF4442 domain-containing protein — protein MREHAPNKLQRSLMRLDEAPAFLRGFVQNIILRRAVPFTGTAGVQFVSLTPERVEVRLANERRVQNHIHGVHASAMNLLAETATGMVVGMNVRDDCLPLAKEFSMAFKKRATGGLQAVATLTAEQRAAMQASDKGEVQVQVTVTDEAGAEPVECVFTWAWIPSRRPAKN, from the coding sequence ATGCGCGAACACGCCCCCAACAAGCTGCAGCGCTCGCTGATGCGCCTGGACGAGGCGCCCGCCTTTCTGCGCGGCTTCGTGCAGAACATCATCCTGCGCCGGGCCGTGCCGTTCACCGGCACGGCGGGCGTGCAGTTCGTGTCGCTGACGCCCGAGCGGGTGGAAGTGCGCCTGGCCAACGAACGCCGCGTGCAGAACCACATCCACGGCGTCCATGCCTCGGCCATGAATCTGTTGGCCGAGACGGCCACCGGCATGGTGGTGGGCATGAACGTGCGCGACGACTGCCTGCCGCTGGCTAAGGAGTTCAGCATGGCGTTCAAGAAGCGCGCCACCGGCGGCCTCCAGGCCGTGGCCACGCTGACGGCCGAGCAGCGCGCCGCCATGCAGGCCAGCGACAAGGGCGAGGTGCAGGTCCAGGTCACCGTGACCGACGAAGCCGGCGCGGAGCCGGTCGAATGCGTATTTACGTGGGCCTGGATCCCTTCCAGACGCCCCGCCAAGAATTGA